AACAAGAAGGGGCTTGGGTTCGTGATGCCGCAGAAGTTTACCAAGCAAAAATTGAAGCACAAAATACTGACGAGGAAGCAGCCTGATGTCTACCAAATTATATGAAGTTTTTATTCGCGCCAAAGCCGGTCTAAACCACCGTCATGTGGGCTCTTTACATGCCTCTGATGAAAAAATGGCGTTGTTGAATGCCCGTGATGTTTACACGCGCCGCAAAGAAGGCGTCAGTATTTGGGTGGTTGAGGCTAAAAACATTGCATCCTCAAATCCAGAGCAAGAACATGAATGGTTTGATCCAGCGGAAGATAAAGTTTATCGTCATCCAACCTTTTATCCTTTGGACAAAGAAGTGGAAAACATGTGATGGACGGCAAAAACATAAACAATCATTTATACAGTTACTTGATCCGTTTGGCGGACACCTCTTTGACCATGGGTCAACGTTTGGCTGAGTGGTGTGGTCATGGCCCTTATTTAGAGGAAGACGTGGCCTTGACCAATGTGTCACTGGATACCATTGGTCATGCCAATTTGTTTTATCAATTGGCAGCTGATGTGAAAGGCGATGGCAAAACAGTTGATGACCTCGCGTTTTTGCGTGATGTACATGAATACAGAAACCCGATTCTGACCGAATTACCAAGGGGTGACTTCGGCTACACAATGATGAAACAGTATTTTATCGATGTATTCAATTTGTTGTTGTACAAAGAATTGGCTCACAGCACTTACCAACCATTGGCGGATGTGGCTAAAAAAGCTTTAATCGAAGTGCAATACCATCATGAGCGCAGCCATGAATGGTTGTTGCGATTGAGTTTAAGCACCGAGGAGGCCAAAGCTAAGATGCAGTCGGCATTGGATCAACTGTGGTTCTATACGCCAGAATTGTTTGAAATAAATGAAGCAATAGATGAATTAATTCAGCAAAACGTTGCCGCCGACCTGGCCGAAGTGAAAAGTATCTGGCAAATGATGGTTGAATCACATTTGTCACAATGTGAGTTAAAACTGCCTGAATCTGGTTGGGTTGCCACCGGTGGTCTTGAAGGTGAGCATTCAGAACATTTGGGTTATATGTTGGCGGAAATGCAGTTTTTACAACGTGCATACCCTGGATGTGAATGGTAATGTCTGCCATAGATGACGCTGAAGCAGCTGATAATGGCCGCGTTTCTGTGAGAGAAATTGAAGCTTGGTTAGAGGCGGTTAAGGATCCTGAAATTCCAGTCATCAGTATCAAGGCACTTGGCATTTATCAAGATGTTGTATGGCAGGGTGATTCTTTGCATGTCAATATCATACCCACATATTCAGGTTGTCCGGCGATGCATGCGATCAAACAAGACATTGTGACCTTGTTAAAACAAAAAGGCATCGATGATGTACAAGTGCACGTCAATAATTCACCGATCTGGAGTACCGATATGATCAGTGAAGCAGGGCGTGAACAAATGCGCGCCTTTGGTATTGCGCCACCCAAAACAGCGACACAACAGGACATTGCTTGCCCTTTGTGTCAATCAAAAAACACCCTGCTCATCAGTCAGTTCGGCTCAACTTCATGTAAAGCGTTGTACCGATGTAAAGACTGTTTAGAGCCTTTCGATTATTTTAAATGTTATGCACCAATTTCATGATTTAACCATTACAGCGATTCAACAAGAACCCAATGCGGTTGTTTGGACCTTAGAAATACCAGAAAAGCTGTTTGATCAGTTTGAATATTTGCCGGGACAACACCTGACATTTAAATACATGCATGAGGGAGAGGAATTAAGGCGCAGTTATTCAATTTGCTCTTCATCGTTAAATCCTGCTGAAATGAAGGTGTTGATCAAGGGTGTGGATGGTGGTCGTTTTTCTCAAGCGGCACAATCTGTGTTCAATGTAGGTGATACGGTATCTGTGATGCCACCATCTGGACATTTTGCCATTTCACCTGAAGAAGAAAAGACTTATGTGGCTTTTGCTGCTGGTTCTGGAATCACGCCTGTGATGGGTATGGTTCATGCCGTGCTGGAACAAACGGAATCATCTCAATTTGTTTTGTTTTATGGCAATTCAACTTCTGGAGATATTTTGTTACAACAAGAAATATCCCACTTGAAAGACCATTACCAAGAACGTTTTAGCGTCCATTATTTCTTGTCGCGTCAAAAAGTAGATGTGCCGTTCAATCATGGTCGCCTTGACCAAGGTAAAGTGGCCTATATCAAAGATCACTTTTTGAACCAATTAACTGTTGATGGTTATTATGTTTGTGGCCCCGGTGAAATGATAGATTCAGTTTGCCGCTCACTGGAATTGCTGGGTGTGCCTCAAGAGCAAATCCACAACGAGCGATTCTTATCTGATGGGCAAGAAATATCAGCTTCTGAGAAAATCATCAAAGAAGATGCCGGTATCACCGTGACTGTTGATGGTGCCAATCACCAATTCGACATCAAAGCTGGTGAATCTGCTACCTTATTAGAGTCGGCAGAACAGGCTGGCGTGGACTTGCCTTATTCCTGTAAAGCGGGCGTTTGTGCCACCTGTCGATGTAAGTTGATTGAAGGTGAAGTTGAAATGATCAACAACTATTCTTTAGAAGAATGGGAAACCAAAGACGGCTATATATTGAGCTGTCAATCAGTAGCCCGTTCCAGTAAAATCCACATCTCTTTCGACGAGTGATCGTATAATAAACCAAGCGAGCCATAAAACGAGCCAATAAGTGAGAATGTAACATGTCTAAAATATCTAACTATTCAGAAATCGGAAAGCTGAACACGGTCATCATTCATGAGCCGGGCCCAGAAATGGAAAACATGACGCCAGAAACAGCGGAAGAGGTCTTATATGATGACATTTTGACATTGGATTTGGCGCTCAAAGAGCACAGGCAGTTGTCTGGTGTTTTGAATAAAGTGGCTGACAATGTGCTTGAGTTTTCAGGACTGTTAACTGATGTCCTGAAAGATGAGAGGGTTAAATTAGACGTACTCCAAGACGTTTGCGGCTTGTATGGGCACAATGAATTGGTAGATGACTTGATGTCATTACCCGCTGATGTTTTGTCACGTCAGTTTTTTGAAGGTACTTTGTTAGACAAAAATACTTTAGAGCGTTACCTGAGCCCTTCACGTCATGCCATTCCACCATTACCCAATGCGTTTTTTACACGTGACGCGGTGATGTGTGTGTATGACAAAGCGGTGATTGGGTCTATGGCGCATCGCGTTAGGTTAACTGAAGCGTTGTTGCTCAAAGCCATGTTCAACAACCATGAAAAACTGTCTGGACAAGGATTTCATTTTGATGGTACAAAGAGAAAATCTGAAGAAGTGACCATCGAAGGTGGTGATTTGTTGGTGATACGCGATGATTTATTGGTGATTGGTTTTTCTGAAAGAACTTCTGCCAGAGCGATTGACCGTATTGTGACTACGATGTCTCAAGACATGGAGAAACTCGACGTGGTCGTGGTTGATTTGCCTAAAATCCGTGCAACCATTCACTTGGACATGATATTCACCATGTTGGATACCGACACGGTGATGAATTTTGCCCCATTGATTACTGGTGCGGGTAAATGTAAAGCATTTCACATGCATTGCAGCAAAGGAAAAATCACAAAAATTGATGAATACTCAGGTTTGCCTAAAGCCTTGCGCCAATTTGGTTTGGATTTAAATTACGTCAGTTGCGGCGGCGACAATGCCTTCGCACAAGAAAGAGAGCAGTGGACCAGTGGTGCCAATTTCTTTACTTTTGCGCCCGGTCACATCATCGGCTATAAGCACAACCACAACACCATGGAAGCACTGAACCAAGCCGGCTTCGAAATCATCGATGCCAAAGACATCATCGCCGGCAATGTGATGCCACAAGCCGGCAAAAAAGCCGCCGTAGCCATGGACGGTTCTGAATTGTCACGCGGTGGCGGCGGTTGTCGTTGTATGACCATGCCGATTCACCGAGAAGCGGTTAATTGGTGATTTACAGAAATAAATAAAACGTATTTTATAGTGACTGAAGCTCCAGAAGAGTTGGCTTTTTTAGAAAAAGGCTTTTTCCCATTTAACATAGAGTTAAATGATGGTGGAATAATATCTTATAAGAAGCCTTATTCAAGTGGCCGACAGTTAAATATAATAATAGAAGTATCAGGAATGCAATCAAATGTGACTGTTGAAATTAAAGATGGTCAGTCTATTTTGGCTTCTATTTCAAACGATGAAGTTGATTCTATTGCTTTTCAAACCTGGGGTGATGAGCAGGTGATTAGAATTTATTTAAGTGATTCTAACCAGGATTTTCTTGTGTACCATAATCCTGAACCAAGGATCTTTTTTGGTGAGTTGCCTTGATTATCATTGTTGAAATAATTAAAAAATGAATGAAAAGATAAAAGTAGAGTTAGAGCTCACTATGGACGAACCAAACTCAATTGATTTTAATGATACATTCGAAGGGTTGAATGACAATGAATGGTATAAATTTGAAGTTAATGGTTATGGGGGGGGTAAAACTTCAAGCAAATAAAGAAGGTTTCGAGCATTTGGCACGATATTTTTTGAAACTTGCTCGTACAGGAAAAAATGACCAATTTCACTCTCATCATTCATTGGAGTACGGAAATGAAAGCTTTGGTGAGCCAGAGTTGACGGTAATATTGCAATCTGTAGAACCTAAAGACTGATGTTTAGAAAGCTTCCTAAAACATGGTTTTGTTACGAGTATTGATTTTTTTGATCATAAGCTTGCAAACGTTTTATCAATATACCAAAACAACAAATCACCTATCCAACAACCGCAATTTCTAAGCTGAGTTTAACAAGTAAAGCTGTTATAATGGCATGCTTTTTTAATTGACTGAATTGATGGCTGAAAATCAAACAGATAAATGGTTAGTCACAGGTGGTGCGGGCTTTATTGGTGGTAACTTCGTTTTGCGCCAAGTATTGAAAAACAAGCGTGCGGTTGTGAATTTAGACAAACTCAGTTATGCCGGCAATTTAGACACTTTGGCTGAGGTGATGGATCATCCAAACCATAAATTTGTCCAAGGCGACATTGGCGATGCTGATTTGGTTAAAAAACTACTCAATGATGAACAACCGGATGTGGTGGTTCATTTTGCCGCTGAATCGCATGTCGATCGTTCGATAGAAGGGCCGGGTGAATTCATTCAAACCAATATCGTCGGTACTTTTCAGTTATTACAGCAGGTCTTGGCCTACTATCAGTCTTTGACTGGTGAGAAGAAAGCGCAGTTTCGTTTTCTTCATGTTTCTACCGATGAAGTGTATGGTTCTTTGGGTGAGACGGGTTTGTTCACTGAAACCACCGCTTATCAGCCTAATTCTCCTTATTCTGCTTCAAAAGCAGCATCTGATCATTTGGTTCGTGCTTACCACCACACCTATGGATTGCCTGTACTAACCACCAATTGTTCGAATAACTACGGCCCGTTTCAATTTCCAGAAAAGTTAATTCCCTTGATGATAGATAAAGCTTTGAATGGCGAGGCTTTGCCCATTTATGGTGACGGTAAAAATGTCCGTGATTGGTTGTATGTTGAAGACCATTGTCGCGCCATTGAAACCGTGATTGCCAAAGGACGATTGGGTGAAGTGTATAATGTGGGTGGTAATGAAGAGCGCCAAAACATTGAAATCGTTGATATTTTGTGTGACTTGTTGGATCAGTTAAAGCCACTTGATATTGACAGGAAGTCACTGAAAACTTTTGTCAAAGACCGACCGGGTCATGACCAACGTTATGCCATTGATGCCTCAAAATTAGCCAATGAACTGGGCTGGACGCCACAAGAAACTTTTGAAACCGGTATCAATAAAACCATTCAGTGGTATCTTAACAACCAAGCTTGGTGTGATCGTGTTAAAGACGGCAGTTACCAGGGACAAAGACTGGGTCAGTCTTCATAAAAATGGAAACAATCATGAAACAAAGAAAAGGCATTATTTTGGCAGGTGGTTCAGGTACTCGCTTGTATCCTTTGACACATTCAGTGAGTAAACAGTTATTGCCTGTTTACGACAAACCGATGATTTATTACCCATTAAGTACTTTGATGGAAGCCGGTATTCGTGATGTGTTGATTATCAACACACCGCATGAACAGGCTTTGTTTCAACAGTTGTTAGGTGACGGTTCTCAATGGGGTATGAATTTACAGTATGCGGTTCAGCCTGACCCAGGTGGTTTGGCGCAAGCTTATTTGATCGGCGAATCATTTGTTGATGGCCATGATTCATGTTTGATTCTGGGAGACAATATTTTTCACGGCGCGGGCATGCGCCATTTAATGGCCAATGCCAGTGACCGCACTGAAGGTGCAACAGTCTTTGGCTACCGAGTCCATGATCCAGAGCGCTATGGTGTGGCGGCATTTGATGAAGCAGGTAATGTGATTGATTTAGAAGAAAAACCTGAAAATCCACGTTCCAATTATGCCGTTACGGGCTTGTATTTTTACGATGGCCAAGCTGTGGATATTGCCAAGTCATTGAAACCTTCGCATCGCGGTGAATTGGAAATCACCGATTTGAATAAAGTCTATTTAGAACAGCAGGCTTTGAAAGTGGAATTAATGGGCCGGGGTTATGCTTGGCTAGATACAGGAACGCACGATTCATTGGCTGAAGCGACTAATTTTATTTCGACGATTGAAAAGCGTCAGGGCATGAAAATCGCCTGTCCTGAGGAGATTGCTTATAACCACCGTTGGATTGATGCCGAACAGGTGTTGAAGTTGGCACAACCCATTCTTAAAAATGGTTATGGCCAGTATCTGGCTTCACTGGTACAGGGCAGTTAATGAAAGTCACAGAATCTAAACTTCAAGGTGTAAAAACCATAGAGCCTCAAGTATTTGGTGACGCTCGAGGTTACTTTATGGAGTCTTGGCAGCAAGACCGATATAAAGAAGCAGGAATTAAAGAAACTTTTATTCAGAGTAATGTGTCAAAGTCGTCTCGTGGTGTTTTGCGTGGGCTGCATTTTCAAAACCCAAACCCACAAGGCAAGTTGGTTTATGTACTGTCAGGTGAGGTGTATGATGTGGCAGTAGATATCCGCGTTGGTTCACCTACATTTGGACAACATGAGGGCATAGTTTTGAGTGAAAACAATCACAAGCAATTTTATGTGCCTGAAGGCTTTGCTCATGGTTTTTGTGTGCTGTCTGAAACAGCCACATTTGCTTACATGTGTACTAATTACTACGACCCAAGTGCTGAAGCTTCATTGTTATGGAATGATGATGACTTGGCTATTGACTGGCCAATTGATTCACCCAGTTTGTCAGATAAAGATAACAAGGCCCTGAAATTAAAAGATTTTAATAGAAGTAAATTGCCAATTTATAAATGAAGATATTACTCACAGGTGCGGATGGACAAGTAGGCTATGAATTGTGGCGAGCATTGCAATTCAACCGTGAAGTGATTCCTACGACTTCAGACGGTCGAGACGTGGATGGTATGACCACCATCAAGCTGGATTTAAGTGATTCTGCTGATTTAGAAAAGAAATTAGAAAACATCAATGCCG
The genomic region above belongs to Marinicella rhabdoformis and contains:
- the paaB gene encoding 1,2-phenylacetyl-CoA epoxidase subunit PaaB; this translates as MSTKLYEVFIRAKAGLNHRHVGSLHASDEKMALLNARDVYTRRKEGVSIWVVEAKNIASSNPEQEHEWFDPAEDKVYRHPTFYPLDKEVENM
- the paaC gene encoding 1,2-phenylacetyl-CoA epoxidase subunit PaaC — encoded protein: MDGKNINNHLYSYLIRLADTSLTMGQRLAEWCGHGPYLEEDVALTNVSLDTIGHANLFYQLAADVKGDGKTVDDLAFLRDVHEYRNPILTELPRGDFGYTMMKQYFIDVFNLLLYKELAHSTYQPLADVAKKALIEVQYHHERSHEWLLRLSLSTEEAKAKMQSALDQLWFYTPELFEINEAIDELIQQNVAADLAEVKSIWQMMVESHLSQCELKLPESGWVATGGLEGEHSEHLGYMLAEMQFLQRAYPGCEW
- the paaD gene encoding 1,2-phenylacetyl-CoA epoxidase subunit PaaD, with translation MSAIDDAEAADNGRVSVREIEAWLEAVKDPEIPVISIKALGIYQDVVWQGDSLHVNIIPTYSGCPAMHAIKQDIVTLLKQKGIDDVQVHVNNSPIWSTDMISEAGREQMRAFGIAPPKTATQQDIACPLCQSKNTLLISQFGSTSCKALYRCKDCLEPFDYFKCYAPIS
- a CDS encoding 2Fe-2S iron-sulfur cluster-binding protein; the protein is MHQFHDLTITAIQQEPNAVVWTLEIPEKLFDQFEYLPGQHLTFKYMHEGEELRRSYSICSSSLNPAEMKVLIKGVDGGRFSQAAQSVFNVGDTVSVMPPSGHFAISPEEEKTYVAFAAGSGITPVMGMVHAVLEQTESSQFVLFYGNSTSGDILLQQEISHLKDHYQERFSVHYFLSRQKVDVPFNHGRLDQGKVAYIKDHFLNQLTVDGYYVCGPGEMIDSVCRSLELLGVPQEQIHNERFLSDGQEISASEKIIKEDAGITVTVDGANHQFDIKAGESATLLESAEQAGVDLPYSCKAGVCATCRCKLIEGEVEMINNYSLEEWETKDGYILSCQSVARSSKIHISFDE
- a CDS encoding arginine deiminase family protein, with product MSKISNYSEIGKLNTVIIHEPGPEMENMTPETAEEVLYDDILTLDLALKEHRQLSGVLNKVADNVLEFSGLLTDVLKDERVKLDVLQDVCGLYGHNELVDDLMSLPADVLSRQFFEGTLLDKNTLERYLSPSRHAIPPLPNAFFTRDAVMCVYDKAVIGSMAHRVRLTEALLLKAMFNNHEKLSGQGFHFDGTKRKSEEVTIEGGDLLVIRDDLLVIGFSERTSARAIDRIVTTMSQDMEKLDVVVVDLPKIRATIHLDMIFTMLDTDTVMNFAPLITGAGKCKAFHMHCSKGKITKIDEYSGLPKALRQFGLDLNYVSCGGDNAFAQEREQWTSGANFFTFAPGHIIGYKHNHNTMEALNQAGFEIIDAKDIIAGNVMPQAGKKAAVAMDGSELSRGGGGCRCMTMPIHREAVNW
- the rfbB gene encoding dTDP-glucose 4,6-dehydratase, with product MAENQTDKWLVTGGAGFIGGNFVLRQVLKNKRAVVNLDKLSYAGNLDTLAEVMDHPNHKFVQGDIGDADLVKKLLNDEQPDVVVHFAAESHVDRSIEGPGEFIQTNIVGTFQLLQQVLAYYQSLTGEKKAQFRFLHVSTDEVYGSLGETGLFTETTAYQPNSPYSASKAASDHLVRAYHHTYGLPVLTTNCSNNYGPFQFPEKLIPLMIDKALNGEALPIYGDGKNVRDWLYVEDHCRAIETVIAKGRLGEVYNVGGNEERQNIEIVDILCDLLDQLKPLDIDRKSLKTFVKDRPGHDQRYAIDASKLANELGWTPQETFETGINKTIQWYLNNQAWCDRVKDGSYQGQRLGQSS
- the rfbA gene encoding glucose-1-phosphate thymidylyltransferase RfbA, whose translation is MKQRKGIILAGGSGTRLYPLTHSVSKQLLPVYDKPMIYYPLSTLMEAGIRDVLIINTPHEQALFQQLLGDGSQWGMNLQYAVQPDPGGLAQAYLIGESFVDGHDSCLILGDNIFHGAGMRHLMANASDRTEGATVFGYRVHDPERYGVAAFDEAGNVIDLEEKPENPRSNYAVTGLYFYDGQAVDIAKSLKPSHRGELEITDLNKVYLEQQALKVELMGRGYAWLDTGTHDSLAEATNFISTIEKRQGMKIACPEEIAYNHRWIDAEQVLKLAQPILKNGYGQYLASLVQGS
- the rfbC gene encoding dTDP-4-dehydrorhamnose 3,5-epimerase — protein: MKVTESKLQGVKTIEPQVFGDARGYFMESWQQDRYKEAGIKETFIQSNVSKSSRGVLRGLHFQNPNPQGKLVYVLSGEVYDVAVDIRVGSPTFGQHEGIVLSENNHKQFYVPEGFAHGFCVLSETATFAYMCTNYYDPSAEASLLWNDDDLAIDWPIDSPSLSDKDNKALKLKDFNRSKLPIYK